The DNA segment GTGTTAGTAGAAGGGTAATATGTGCAATGCATTGGAAACATAGagctagatagaggactcatcttcataccattgaggctacaacccataggaatccccactcAGTTGAATTTTACTCAAATTAGTAATTTACTCAAATTCTtatctcttatccagagcaatttacaggagcaattagggttaagtgccttgcttaagggcacagatttttcacttagtcggctctgggatttgaaccagcggcctttcggttactggcccaacgctcttaaccgctaggctaccagtTGACTAATTTAAAATGGCGGAAtcatggtggaagccctcaattgCAAATGCCATGCTAAAACAGGTTATATTCataatgagtcctctatctatctctatggttgGAATGCAAAAACAGGATGTTGCGGACTAACTACATCACTTGCCGTTTAAACGCACACTGATGTTGTGTATAATGTTAGACTTTACTGCATTCAAACATAAAGCATCTATAtactttgcctcttcctctctgatccaaatacatttgatattaATAGTTCATTCAAGGTATACGTCCTGGCAAAAAAATATTCATGTAAAGACAAAGTTTCACCTTTGTTAGTAGAGTCTGTCTTTTTGAACGGTCTTCCATTTGACTGACAAAAACATTAATAAAAAAACTAAGTTTAATATTTTATGTGCATTCATTGCACGTTTCACAAGGGTTATAATAATCCAGAAAACATATTAGCCTAAATATGAACAGCATGATAATCCACTAATGTCAATGTAGGCCTATGTCTTGATGTCACAAGATatggtttaaatgtattttatttgaccATGCATCCCACCCTATATCAAATAAGAAAAGGAAGTTAATATTCAACCGGTATAtccaatggttaaggttaggcataggGATAAAAATGGGCTAAGAATAGGGCTACATTTAAGGTCAGGATTAGGGTAAGGTTAGGCATTGGTTAACTTTCCCCCATCCAAACCGATCTGACACCCAATGAAGAGAGAGATGTACGCTGTCTAGTGCCTGAATACAAATTTTACAACCACAAAAAAATACTGATCAAAGGACAATCTGTTGCATATTGGTATCATGTTTATGGTCTCAAAAACAACATGTTGTTTGACTTTTGTCTGCTGTAGTAACGTATGTCACTGCCTCTCCTGGTAATTCCATCCAAAACCTAAAATACATCTGCGAATGCCATTCATTCACTGACGGGACTTCTGTTAACCAGAAAGTTGAATGTTTATGTTAAACTGTTCAATGTCTTCAAATGTTATGTAGCCTAATAGTGTTTTTCATTTCGACTATAGAGACTGGTGATAATGGAAATTGATCCCTGTCAGATATATCTgacattggtgtgtgtgtttgtgtgtatgggggggggggggggggggggggggggggggggaaatgtggGTGCACGTGACAAGGAGCTGTACCCCAGCTGCCGGAGTAGTCTAAAATTAATCTCTCTTTTTATTGGCCATCAGGCCCAAAGCCTTtttaggggtgtgtgtttgtgctatgTGAGTGCCCCAACAGGGGTTCACTTCTCGTGGCCAGAAAtgttctaacctgagagagagatCCAGACATACAGAGGCAGCATACTACTAAAGGACCAGGTAAGTcactatacacacaaacacacaggcggGAGCTGCGACAAACATAGTCTCACAACACATTACACAACACATAGGCTCACTCCTATGAAACATTTAAACACACAGAGCTTTTACTTTATGAATATGACACCATTGCGTAAGCCTACCTTTTAAAATGTTCATGGTATTGAACCACAGTGTCTTTCTAGTCACCCACATGATATGCTCATTTTACTGAGGGTAAAGGATTGTGAAAGTGTGCAGAATGGGTATTCATAGAGTAATAGAAGACTGATTGGTTCTTACTAACTTAACGTCCACTTTGTTCAAAAGGTCGTCGTTTTACTACGATAAAGTGGTACACGTATTTTGAGTATGTATCATGCTACAATTTGTTTCTATCCAGGTCCTTGTAAAACATTTGTGTTGAAGTCAACAATTTAGTAATGATGATCTCTTACTAGGTTGTATTGATGTAAATGAAGTGGGCGCCAAGTTTGGTCCTAGAGAACAGGTTATGCTTTGGAAACAGCcaaaacacctgattcaactaaagGTCTTGATTATGTATTTCGATATATGATTTTGGATGCATTAGGTGTGCTAGCGCTGaactggaacaaaagcctgcactccAAGACCAGGGTTAGTAGCTACAGCATTTTAGGCATATTATGGATCCCCCACTCAGGTTCTAAGTGGTAGAAGCACACCGGATTCAAATAATGAATAACCATCATGTAAAATCATGGTCTGATCATCATTTTTTTGTCTGGACCCAGATAAGCTGATGCATGTGTTACTAGTGCTGAGATGGAACTAAAGCTCGTATTGGTAAtgaggtgtttgtgtgtttccCTCGCAGGCAGCCATGTCGGTCTCTCAGATCACCCCCACCCTGTTCCTGAGTGGAGCAGACGCCCCCCTCAACCAGGCACTGGTCTCCCGCAAGGGCATTACCCTCATCGTCAATGCCACCCTCAACCACGTCTGCCCAGTCTACCCAGGCGTGGAGTGCCTGCGTGTGCCCGTCTCCGACCTGCCCAGCGCCCGTCTGGGTGACCACTTTGACCGTGTGGCAGAGCGCATCCACAGCAACCGGACGGGTGGTACGCTGGTGCATTGTGCGGCTGGCATGAGCCGCTCGCCAGCCCTGGTCATAGCATACCTAATGCGCTACCGGGGAGTGACTCTGTGCCGGGCCCACGCATGGGTGCAGGAGAGTCGGCCGTACGTACGACTCAACGCGGGTTTCTGGGCGCAGCTACTAGAGTTTGAGAAGAGGCTCTATGGGAAGAATACGGTTAAGGTGGCTGCGCCCATGCCGCCGGTGCAGCCGCCCCTGTTGCCATGGACACTTCGGTCATCATGGACACAGCGGTCACCACCGCTGTTGCCCAGGTCACCGTTGTTGTCGTCTTTGTCGCAGGCCAAGAGGTTGAAGAAGGGTAGGCTTGTAAGGAAATAGTAGGGAGGGAAGTTTGCTTTTCTGTCTGAAGATGTGAGGGGAGAACTTACAGCCCTACTGCCTGAGGATGTAAACCAGGGAAGCGGGCATGTCCCTTGCCTTGATTTGATAGTACAATAAtaatctttatatatatatatatatatatatatatatatataccctaaaccaaaatataaacacaacatgcaacaatttttaagattttactgagttacagttcatataaggaaatcattcaatttaaataaattcattaggtcctaatctatggttttcacatgactgagaatacagatatgcatctgttggtcacagacaccatAAAGAAAAGTAGGGGcgtgaatcagaaaaccagtcagtatatgGTGTGACCACGTTTTGCCTCTTGTATCGCGACAgatgagttgatc comes from the Salmo trutta chromosome 21, fSalTru1.1, whole genome shotgun sequence genome and includes:
- the si:ch1073-184j22.2 gene encoding dual specificity protein phosphatase 18 produces the protein MSVSQITPTLFLSGADAPLNQALVSRKGITLIVNATLNHVCPVYPGVECLRVPVSDLPSARLGDHFDRVAERIHSNRTGGTLVHCAAGMSRSPALVIAYLMRYRGVTLCRAHAWVQESRPYVRLNAGFWAQLLEFEKRLYGKNTVKVAAPMPPVQPPLLPWTLRSSWTQRSPPLLPRSPLLSSLSQAKRLKKGRLVRK